In Euphorbia lathyris chromosome 2, ddEupLath1.1, whole genome shotgun sequence, the sequence TTCACCCGAATCGCAATCGGAATGATAACATAACACCTGGAAGAAAAATGAAACAAATATTGCAGTTCAAACTCCATATGCAGCCCCCACTAATAATAATAGAACAAAATTAATTATACTCTAATTTAATATCCGATGAATTCACTCTCTAAGCCTATGAGTATGCAAAATTTATGTAATCTTTAAAGGCATAGCAGAAATAGAGAGCTAATTAAGACAAAATGGTGAAAACTTATTATGTTATTGTCACTCCCTTTTGATGTCTCCTTCTCCTTTTGTGAATGACAAGTCGgtggaggaggagaagaagcaTTATTAGTTGGAGATGCCATTGTACTCGAGGATGTTGAAATCTGCATCCCCTTTGGAGGAGGTGGCGGCTGAGTTGCCGGAACAGTTGTTGAGTTGATGGGAAGTAGGTTCTCCTGCCGCGGAGGAAGAAGAGGTTGCTTGTCTTCCTTTGGAGTATCCGGTGGAAACACTATTGGCATTGGTGCTAAAACTGCATATGGTGAAAATGGACAACACAATATCAAAAgggttaatatatatatttccttgATCCGTTATATATGTctctatatcaaataaacagttaaatatgttttcatatttttcaaattacacCAAAAATGCATCCACGTCACCTCACCTCCAACTCATATGGCACCCCACCTCTATCAAATAAACAACTAAATATGTGATTGTAAGTGTTAACGAGAGACAAATATACTTTTAGTAATGTGATGACTAGACTAACAGAATTATGCTGAATAAGTTTACCGTTCAAATAAGAGTATACTTGTCATTAACAATTACGATAACATATTGACTGTTTATTTGACCAATACAATGACATATATGTGTATTAATCCATATAAAAATACTAGAAAAGAGCAAATTAAGATAGCAGGTGAAGTGTTAAAATGAAGAAATACCTTTACAAAGTGACAAAGGAGGTATAGTTATGAAACAATTAGACAAAGGCAATGAAACTGGTGTGGTTATAAATGGAAAAGATGTTGCTACCAATAAGCACAAGCAATTATACCCATTTTGCACTACTTTATTTAGCACCTTGCAGCATCCTCCATCTATGCTAAATGAACTGTTTTTTTGGTTCAAACACAGGCCTAAATCAATGCCTTCAATAGTGCAACCTTGTATTTGTTTTTCTATGGTGGAACCTGAAACACAGACTAAAAAAACAACTAAGACATATATGGACTTGAAAGAAGGGGATAATATTATTCTTAAATCCATGTTTGCAGAATACacatatttttttgtttgttacTATTGTTGATACATGTGCTTCCTGCCTGCCTACTGTAGGACTCTTTTGCATGCTTTAACCTACTCATATCATTCTTATTTGCTGATTAGCAAACTTCCAAATCAAATTTGAAGCGTGGCAAATCAGCAAATAAGGGTATTATACCCAAATTTCTGATAAATTTAAGGTGCTAGCTGATAAAAAGTCACtgaattttgttatttattaaCATAAAATCTCTTAAGCAATAGTATGTATCTCTCTATTGTAGAGCTCGTGGAAATGATATTCtaaccaaatttaatttttaaaatttttgattTTGAGATCAATTAAGTGGTTTGGTTAGGAGAAAGAGAGTGAATGCATAGAAAGAAAAGTTCTGAAAAtggtgattttgaaaaaatacGAGGATCCAAGTGTCCTCATTCTAAACCCACAAGGACGTTCGGAGTAAGGAAGGCCGCCAGATCAAGCTAAACAGGAATAAAACATTCCTCAAAACACGTGAACAATGAGGTATTCTACGAATTCTCTTCGGACCAGGACTCTTCAATCACGTCCAGGATTAAGGAATCTCACTTCGGTTACAATACTAACTACCTAAAACACGTCCACCAGTCAAAATCTAATACCTGTCTTCCGAGTAATCTAAGATAAGTTTCGAGTACCAACGGAGGGCTCCCTATAAATATAATGCAACTTCATAGTCATAGTCAAGCTATATACATACATCTATTGCAATTACTCTCAATTGCTTAGTGCTCTAAATCCTATACTCTTCTAGCTTAGGTATGAGAGTGGGTTCGATGGTGAACAACctcattttgatttttttgttgttttatttttatttcagaCACCAAAACACTAATCCTATCAGTTGAAAACAAGTTTAAGTATGTGACAGgtctaaatataaatataggaTGTTAAGCGGTAAAAAAATTTTTTGTAAGTTTAAATGTGTAATTATGTATTAAATAGTGGTTTTATTTTTCTGTTAGTTGGGAGTTGGTTTTCTAATTACACCTATAAATAAGTGCAAATTAAAACTAAGAGGACTAGATATCGATTTTGGCAAAAATAGGAGTGGTCACAGATGGTAAAAATTGAGAAGTCATGGATTCATGTGGCAAAAGTCACAACTTTCACTTAATAAGCTAGTCAAGTGCATAAATGATGCATGAACATGTATagcagaaaatggaaaattggtCTTCCAATGAAATGATTTGGAGTAATTGATTaacaatataatataaataatcaaaataattaagtacagtaaaatgaaaattaacaatattgaataaataatcaCTCAAAAGGCTAATGAATAACAAGCTCAAAACAATGGTCACAGAAACAAAAGAATAGCTATACTGTAGTACAATTGATTCATGAATAAAATCTAATAGAACTTGAGAAGAACAAATCCTGATGCAAATATCAGAACAGAAGGCGAAAGGCGGTACGAAGGAGCAGCAGATGACGGAGGAGTTAGAACAGGGCGGATTCCGTCTCTGGATGTCGGGGTTCCATTATTCACTGTTGGTGAGGATGGAGGAGTCATCACCGGAGTTGTGCTGCTTTCTGGTGGAAGAGTGGATGCACTTGGCTCTGAACCTgaaaataacataaaatatcATCATAAACAAGTCATGGTGGTTAAGGCACGTAATGGATCAGCTTAACCATTTAACTAAGATTTGAATCTGAATTAGTTCGGACTTCGGTATAAGATATCACATAGTTAAGACTAAAAAAACAACCATTTACAAAGGAATTTTCCGTCTGAAAATTGGACCGAATTCCATATTAAAGATTGTGACGGAACTAACGTACCAAACTGTATAAAGACTATATTCTGACAGAACTCGTAACGGAATTCTATCATATTATTTGAGCTACAGATTTACCGATACAgtcatttattaataaaatttcaacaTATAGTGGAGTGGACATGTGTTACACGCTGTAATTAATTACCTTTAGGACTAGCAGTAGGGGAAACTCCGGGAGCGGGAGTCGGACCGAGCGAAGCAGGGCCTGCAGATCATTAAACATGACTAATAAGCATCAACAGATTTGAGTcaacaaaaaaagaagaaatattctgttttttttttaactaaccTGGAGCAGGTACAGGGGCCACAGAAGCTTCAAAAAGCACAAAGTTCAAATCAGTATTCTGACTATTAAACTTTACAGTAAAAATTGATAAAGTTGATGGAAAAGATTGTACCTTTGCACTGAAGTGGAACACCAGGCATATTACAAGCACGAGGAAGAGAGATAGCTAAGGTTCTATTAATTGGAACCTGAAAAGGAACACTTCCTGTTACAACAAGGCAAAGACAATCTCTGCCATTGCTTGTGAGGTTTTGGAGTGAATTGCAGCAATCTGAAGTTGGGGAAGTACCATTTCCAGTGCTATTTGTTAGGAAATTCACACATGGGGTGAAGCTTGTGAGCAGTGAAGGTGTACATGGGGTATTTATTTGGCTCTGAGCAGGAGATGTTAAGAACATCAAAGCTACTGCTAGAAATGGAAACATTC encodes:
- the LOC136216594 gene encoding non-specific lipid transfer protein GPI-anchored 20-like, with the protein product MEQFVPFSRMFPFLAVALMFLTSPAQSQINTPCTPSLLTSFTPCVNFLTNSTGNGTSPTSDCCNSLQNLTSNGRDCLCLVVTGSVPFQVPINRTLAISLPRACNMPGVPLQCKASVAPVPAPGPASLGPTPAPGVSPTASPKGSEPSASTLPPESSTTPVMTPPSSPTVNNGTPTSRDGIRPVLTPPSSAAPSYRLSPSVLIFASGFVLLKFY